Within Bacillus spongiae, the genomic segment CGGCTGATGTCAATTCATCTATATTCTTAAGTGGATAAGCTCCTTTTAATGGCTCAGCTCCGGAGGTGGCTTCCAGAACAACCCCTTCTAACTCTGCAAATCCCTTCAAAAAGGTTCGCCCTTCCCCTACTGTTGCTTGAGCAAGAAGCCTTGCGCCATCTTCAATTAAGAATTCTCCTTTGGAGGAAATGCGATTGAATAAACCGTTTAGTTGAGTTGAAAACATTTTCATCATTTTCAGCCCTCCTTTCACAACTTCGACAAACATATTCATCCCTATTATAATTGATTGGAAACGATTCTCGCAAAAAAGAAGGAATTAGAAGCGGTAGAATAGAATTGTACTTAAGAATGGAGCAATATCGATCGATTACGTTGAAAGAGGTGACCTGATGAAAGAAAAAATTCTCATTGTAGACGATCAATTTGGAATTCGTATTCTTCTAAATGAAGTTCTTCAAAAAGAGGGTTATCAAACATTTCAAGCTGCTAATGGAATTCAAGCGCTTGATTTTGTTGATAAGCATTCCTTTGACCTTGTGTTATTAGATATGAAAATACCAGGTATGGATGGAATTGAAATACTTAAACGAATGAAAAAGAAAGAAAAAGATATACGTGTAATCATTATGACGGCATATGGGGAATTAGATATGATTCAAGAAGCAAAGGATTTGGGAGCAATCACCCATTTTGCCAAACCATTTGATATTGATGAAATTCGTCAAGCTGTAGAAAAGTATGCCGCTTCGCCTTCAAAAGGTTAAGCAAAAAACAAAAAAGAAGTCAGTTAATAGAGGGAAGCGTTTACATCTTTTGAGTGGTAGGAATAGAGAGGAATATTCAAAAGATATAAAATTATATATTTTTTAACAAGTAACATAAGTCATTGGTAAAACACTTGTGAATTTGGTATCATACTAATGAATTCCTTTCAAGAAACGAATAATAAGTTGAAACGATGTTTTTTTACTTCACCTGTTTCGTCTCTTGATAATACTAAGGAGGAAAATAAGATGCCTTTAGTGTCAATGACTGAAATGCTAAACAAAGCAAAAGCAGAAGGCTACGCTGTAGGACAATTTAATTTAAATAATCTTGAGTTTACTCAAGCTATTCTGCAAGCGGCAGAAGAAGAGAAATCTCCAGTTATCCTTGGAGTTTCTGAAGGTGCTGCACGTTACATGAGTGGATTTAAAACAGTTGTGAAAATGGTAGAAGGATTAATGGAAGATTTAAGTATTACTGTACCTGTGGCTATTCACCTTGACCACGGATCAAGCTTCGACAAGTGTAAAGAAGCAATTGATGCTGGTTTTACATCTGTTATGATTGATGCTTCCCACCACCCTTTTGATGAGAATATTCAAACGACTTCTAAAGTAGTTGAGTATGCCCATTCTAAAGGTGTTTCTGTAGAAGCAGAGTTAGGAACAGTAGGTGGACAAGAGGATGACGTAGTAGCAGATGGTGTTATATACGCAGACCCTGCCGAGTGTAAGGAGCTAGTTGAACGTACAGGTATCGATACGTTGGCACCAGCACTAGGTTCCGTTCATGGTCCTTACAAAGGAGAACCAAATCTTGGATTTAAAGAAATGGAAGAAATCGGATCAGCTACAGGTGTACCTCTAGTCTTACATGGTGGTACTGGAATTCCAACAGCTGATATTCAAAAAGCTATTTCTTTCGGAACAGCGAAGATTAATGTAAATACTGAAAATCAAATTGCTTCAGCAAAACGAGTACGCGAAGTACTAGCGGCGGATACAGAAGTTTACGATCCACGTAAATATATGGGACCAGCTCGTGAAGCAATAAAAGAGACTGTTATCGGTAAAATGAAAGAATTTGGTTCATCTAATAGAGCATAATTAGACCTTGTTAAGAGGTTGTGAAGTGTGAAAGAAAGCCATAGTTTTTACTAGTTCTCTAGTATAAGTTGACTAATATGAGGAATATTAGCTTTGTCTGATAGCTAGAGAATACAATTAATTGGATACAACAAGAGTAGAGGCCGCCTTATTATAAGGCGGTTTCCATGTATTCTCGTTTTTTTTGAATGTATTTCATTTAATGGATTTTTTCGGGTTTTAAGTAAGCGCTTTACAAAAAATGACGAATTGGAGAATGGATATAATGAAATTTTTTATTGATACGGCTAACATGGAAGAAATTCATGAAGCGTTTAAATGGGGGGTTTTGTCTGGGGTAACAACCAACCCATCATTAGTTGCGAAAGAAAAAGGGGTATCCTTTCATGATCGCTTAAAAGAAATAGCGGAATTAGTGCCAGGTTCAATTTCAGCAGAAGTTATTGCTTTAGATGCTGAAGGGATGATAGAAGAAGGTAGAGAACTGGCTAAAATTGCGAAGAATATAACCGTAAAAGTTCCGATGACACCAGAAGGGTTGAAAGCTGTTTCTGTTTTTAGTAAAGAAGGAATTAAAACGAATGTAACCCTTGTATTTAGTGCAAATCAAGCACTTTTAGCGGCAAGAGCGGGTGCTACGTATGTTTCGCCATTTTTAGGGCGTTTGGATGATATCGGTCAGGATGGTTTACAACTCATTGCAGAGATAGCTGATATATTTTCAATTCACAATATTGAAACGGAAATTATTGCAGCGTCGATTCGCCATCCGCAGCATGTTTCAGGAGCAGCTCTTAGAGGAGCTCATATTTCAACGGTTCCATTTAACGTATTGTCGCAATTATTTAAACACCCATTAACAGATAAAGGAATTGACGCTTTCCTTAAAGACTGGAATAATCGCTAAGTCGATAAAATTTTAATTTTTAGACATTTGTAATGTGT encodes:
- the fsa gene encoding fructose-6-phosphate aldolase, with amino-acid sequence MKFFIDTANMEEIHEAFKWGVLSGVTTNPSLVAKEKGVSFHDRLKEIAELVPGSISAEVIALDAEGMIEEGRELAKIAKNITVKVPMTPEGLKAVSVFSKEGIKTNVTLVFSANQALLAARAGATYVSPFLGRLDDIGQDGLQLIAEIADIFSIHNIETEIIAASIRHPQHVSGAALRGAHISTVPFNVLSQLFKHPLTDKGIDAFLKDWNNR
- a CDS encoding response regulator, which gives rise to MMKEKILIVDDQFGIRILLNEVLQKEGYQTFQAANGIQALDFVDKHSFDLVLLDMKIPGMDGIEILKRMKKKEKDIRVIIMTAYGELDMIQEAKDLGAITHFAKPFDIDEIRQAVEKYAASPSKG
- a CDS encoding class II fructose-bisphosphate aldolase, whose translation is MPLVSMTEMLNKAKAEGYAVGQFNLNNLEFTQAILQAAEEEKSPVILGVSEGAARYMSGFKTVVKMVEGLMEDLSITVPVAIHLDHGSSFDKCKEAIDAGFTSVMIDASHHPFDENIQTTSKVVEYAHSKGVSVEAELGTVGGQEDDVVADGVIYADPAECKELVERTGIDTLAPALGSVHGPYKGEPNLGFKEMEEIGSATGVPLVLHGGTGIPTADIQKAISFGTAKINVNTENQIASAKRVREVLAADTEVYDPRKYMGPAREAIKETVIGKMKEFGSSNRA